In Carya illinoinensis cultivar Pawnee chromosome 9, C.illinoinensisPawnee_v1, whole genome shotgun sequence, the following are encoded in one genomic region:
- the LOC122276468 gene encoding mediator of RNA polymerase II transcription subunit 4, whose translation MLQSPARLGLTNPNSPSLQNPTPPKLPHQPPHHPTQHQPSSNHSSTVTITTTSSTLLSLLPPLPRAQSLLLQMASLASKLFDVSPNRSIWLTAFRGSLPTFLSSQTQALATTNPPDSSPSSAKEILSLFTLLQTQLFEAVAELQEILDLQDAKRKVAREIQSKDSALLVFAHKLKDAERVLDILVDDYSDYRRPKRSKLEEDMEDDSSCTTTVSSQLKLSDILSYAHRISYTTFAPPEFGAGQAPLRGALPPAPQEEQMRASQLYNFADLDVGLPKAVETKEKTIEAIIEPPSAQPDVKSLANMTAIQGLLPPNITVPSGWKPGMPVELPINLPLPPPGWKPGDPVPLPPFESLPVPRADEQQLRPLAPQNKPPEPIQVRHVELDILDQDDDSSDYSSEDASSEDDD comes from the coding sequence ATGCTGCAATCTCCAGCAAGGCTAGGCCTTACAAACCCAAACTCACCCTCTCTTCAGAACCCTACACCGCCCAAACTTCCCCACCAACCACCACACCACCCAACCCAGCACCAACCCTCCTCCAATCACTCATCCACTGTTACCATCACCACCACCTCCTCAaccctcctctctctcctcccaccaCTCCCTCGAGCCCAGTCCCTTCTCCTCCAAATGGCCTCCTTAGCCTCCAAACTCTTTGACGTCTCACCTAATCGGTCCATCTGGCTCACCGCCTTTCGAGGGTCTCTCCCTACCTTTCTCTCTTCTCAAACCCAAGCACTTGCCACCACCAACCCACCTGATTCCTCTCCTTCCTCGGCCAAAGAAATCCTCTCCCTTTTCACCCTTCTACAGACCCAACTCTTCGAAGCAGTTGCAGAACTCCAAGAgattcttgatcttcaggatgCTAAGAGGAAAGTTGCCCGCGAAATCCAGTCCAAAGATTCTGCTCTTCTTGTGTTTGCCCATAAACTCAAAGATGCTGAGCGTGTTCTTGATATTCTTGTTGATGACTACTCTGATTATCGACGACCCAAGAGATCCAAATTGGAGGAGGATATGGAGGACGATTCTTCTTGCACAACCACTGTTTCATCTCAGCTCAAATTGTCTGATATTTTATCATATGCCCACCGGATAAGCTACACAACCTTTGCTCCACCTGAATTCGGTGCTGGGCAAGCTCCTCTTCGTGGGGCTCTCCCACCTGCCCCACAAGAAGAGCAAATGCGTGCGTCACAGCTGTACAATTTTGCTGATCTCGATGTTGGTTTACCTAAAGCAGTTGAAACCAAGGAGAAAACAATTGAAGCTATTATTGAGCCTCCCTCTGCACAGCCAGATGTCAAATCGCTTGCCAATATGACTGCAATTCAGGGTCTGCTTCCTCCAAATATCACTGTTCCATCAGGTTGGAAACCCGGGATGCCTGTGGAATTGCCCATTAATTTGCCATTGCCCCCACCCGGGTGGAAGCCCGGAGACCCTGTGCCATTGCCTCCATTTGAGTCTCTTCCTGTTCCTAGGGCTGATGAGCAACAATTGCGTCCCCTTGCTCCTCAAAATAAGCCACCCGAACCAATACAGGTTCGGCATGTTGAGCTGGATATTCTGGATCAAGACGATGACAGCAGTGATTATAGTAGTGAGGATGCAAGCTCTGAGGATGATGATTGA
- the LOC122277042 gene encoding UPF0481 protein At3g47200-like, which yields MAGSREHVISVEELLSRKVNFAATDAGETSRCRDISGLQMRTIELEDQEACELEKQRFEKLRETGDHLRLITPNGGQKARPKIQKVPLLLQDHEHFDKYFKPRIVALGPIHHGTEKYQPAEEYKLIMTNCFVKESGKDDEVLYNVVKNNIKQLRQCFDEKVTEKYSDQALAWMLFVDGCAILQSIHCAETRAGKDWIMKYDLMAFGKQDLFLLENQLPYQLLVDLMNSSAKKGELEKSITTFMQSQIILHDKAKPSMDNLLGLTETPIHLLDLLRTLIISKSRSSTPGEEKGRDEKIRKEQDGAAARKRRKSCLLTKRNRHCSRIATWRNLDQQESM from the coding sequence ATGGCCGGAAGTAGGGAGCATGTGATATCCGTGGAGGAGTTGCTGTCGAGAAAGGTCAATTTTGCCGCAACAGACGCTGGTGAAACAAGCAGGTGCCGTGACATTTCCGGCCTGCAGATGCGGACCATTGAACTCGAAGATCAGGAAGCCTGCGAGCTGGAAAAACAGAGGTTTGAGAAACTGAGGGAAACAGGAGATCATCTTAGGCTTATTACGCCAAATGGAGGTCAAAAGGCTAGACCAAAAATACAAAAGGTTCCGCTGTTACTGCAAGATCATGAACATTTCGACAAGTATTTTAAGCCAAGGATTGTAGCACTCGGTCCTATCCATCATGGTACAGAAAAATACCAGCCAGCAGAGGAGTACAAGCTTATAATGACAAACTGCTTCGTCAAGGAAAGTGGTAAAGATGATGAGGTTTTGTACAACGTAGTTAAGAACAACATCAAGCAACTGAGGCAGTGTTTCGACGAGAAGGTGACCGAGAAATATAGCGATCAGGCCCTGGCCTGGATGCTGTTTGTGGACGGGTGTGCAATATTACAGTCCATACATTGTGCTGAGACACGTGCAGGCAAAGATTGGATAATGAAATACGATCTGATGGCCTTTGGGAAACAAGACTTGTTCTTGTTGGAGAATCAACTTCCTTATCAACTCCTTGTAGATTTGATGAATTCCAGCGCAAAGAAAGGTGAATTGGAGAAATCCATCACAACATTCATGCAGTCGCAGATCATATTGCACGATAAGGCGAAGCCGAGCATGGATAATTTATTAGGGCTTACGGAAACGCCGATCCATCTTCTCGATCTCCTCCGGACGCTAATCATAAGCAAATCCAGAAGTAGTACTCCTGGcgaagagaaagggagggacgaaaaaattagaaaagagCAAGACGGCGCTGCTGCACGAAAAAGACGGAAATCATGTCTCCTAACCAAAAGGAACCGCCATTGCAGTCGTATCGCAACGTGGAGGAACTTAGATCAGCAGGAATCCATGTGA